Proteins from a single region of Polynucleobacter sp. KF022:
- the rpsR gene encoding 30S ribosomal protein S18, with the protein MAFGKKPDFKKKPAQNPLFKRKRYCRFTVAGVEQIDYKDVDTLKDFIGENAKITPARLTGTKAKYQRQLDTAIKRARYLALLPFSDQHKK; encoded by the coding sequence ATGGCGTTTGGAAAGAAACCCGATTTCAAAAAGAAACCAGCTCAGAACCCATTGTTCAAGCGTAAGCGTTATTGCCGTTTCACTGTTGCTGGCGTAGAACAGATTGATTACAAAGATGTAGATACATTGAAGGACTTCATTGGCGAAAACGCCAAGATCACTCCTGCTCGTTTGACAGGCACAAAAGCAAAGTATCAGCGTCAATTAGACACTGCTATCAAGCGTGCTCGTTACTTGGCTTTGTTGCCATTCTCCGATCAACACAAGAAATAA
- a CDS encoding asparaginase, with product MSSIENHLETSPYILVLGMGGTIAGLAPHPTEKPMEYEAGQVEITSLLAQIQSAVPEGVKLVSRQLANINSRNLTEALLTQLGNAVQESLADALVKGIVVTHGTDTIEETGVFLQLTCGKNAQNLGKRVILTGAMLPANAPKADGPSNLLDAIRWASTPIDNCPGGIYAVMDGRGCLAMDLAKRHGSALNAPIQGSPSSSVGLINPSWLSGVKAVQALWVEDLPIPKENEWPWVEILTSHAGARAETITQWLSSKVKGLVLAGTGMGGFHDAWRDSLVAAVKHGIALVRTTRTGAGETVPNLPEKDISGCLASGSLSAPRARIALQLALNAEKHAQAAGKSLTWQDFFARIAVLPVIR from the coding sequence ATGAGCTCAATTGAAAACCATTTAGAAACTTCACCTTATATCCTGGTGCTAGGCATGGGCGGCACAATTGCAGGTTTGGCGCCGCACCCAACAGAAAAGCCAATGGAGTATGAAGCGGGCCAAGTTGAAATTACTTCCTTGTTAGCCCAAATCCAATCTGCGGTGCCCGAAGGCGTCAAGCTCGTTTCTAGACAGTTGGCCAACATCAATAGTCGCAACTTGACTGAAGCCTTGTTAACGCAACTTGGCAATGCTGTTCAGGAGTCCCTTGCTGATGCCTTGGTTAAAGGCATAGTGGTCACTCACGGAACTGACACTATCGAAGAAACAGGCGTCTTTTTACAGCTGACTTGTGGTAAAAATGCTCAAAATTTAGGCAAGAGGGTCATCTTGACCGGCGCCATGTTGCCGGCAAATGCGCCTAAAGCAGATGGCCCATCCAATTTACTGGACGCTATTCGCTGGGCATCTACCCCAATCGATAACTGCCCCGGTGGTATTTATGCCGTTATGGATGGCAGGGGCTGTTTAGCTATGGATTTAGCTAAACGACACGGCAGCGCCTTAAATGCACCCATTCAGGGGTCTCCAAGCAGCTCCGTTGGGTTGATTAATCCTTCGTGGCTTTCTGGGGTAAAGGCGGTTCAAGCCCTTTGGGTAGAGGATTTGCCGATTCCTAAAGAGAATGAATGGCCTTGGGTAGAAATATTGACTAGTCATGCTGGCGCTCGTGCGGAGACGATTACCCAATGGCTAAGCTCCAAAGTAAAGGGTCTAGTGCTTGCCGGTACAGGCATGGGGGGCTTTCATGATGCCTGGAGGGATTCTCTGGTGGCGGCAGTCAAGCATGGGATTGCTCTGGTGCGAACTACAAGAACCGGGGCGGGAGAAACCGTTCCCAATCTCCCTGAAAAGGATATCTCTGGATGCTTGGCGTCCGGCAGTCTTTCAGCACCCAGAGCCAGAATTGCGCTTCAATTAGCTCTCAATGCTGAAAAACATGCTCAGGCCGCTGGTAAATCCCTGACTTGGCAGGATTTTTTTGCTAGAATAGCGGTCTTGCCTGTTATTCGGTAA
- the dnaB gene encoding replicative DNA helicase, which translates to MGSGDAVVQALKVPPHSVEAEQSLLGGLLIDNSSWDNLGGVLNDKDFYRPEHALIYKVIARLVGDNHPADVITVYDAVKSEQGGDLVSIDYLNSLAQNTPSAANIKGYADIVRDRSILRRLIEVSDSIVNSAFVPEGRTVRTLLDEAESRILQIGEEGSRKADYLEIEPLLKAVVARIDELYNRQGGSDITGIATGFLDLDKQTSGLQKGDLVIVAGRPSMGKAQPLDAKVKTVDGWKLMGDLKFGDRLASVDGQHSMVTGIYPQGIKQIYKVTFSDGRVAECCDEHLWRVMYRDWSEPRVINTVRLMEMLQCVRYKNRLWIDPVSGDFGHSNALPVHPWVLGALLGDGTLALSHSSVMFSTKSPELIDRINMLAGFEMELAHANAYDWRLVSKARIAANGARQAVPENYFRSALQDIGVLGCRSFDKHIPATYLEANKTSRLALFQGLMDTDGWIEKWGSIRFCTASKQLSEDVAALARSLGGFCSIAYKQTSYTYKGEKKQGRLSYVLNMSFGPGFQAFTLPEKTERLRASWDRQRRLSFQSIEPSRMSEAQCISVSHPQRTYVTNDYVVTHNTAFALNIAENVALAEGLPVVVFSMEMSGEQLAARLLGSVGRVDQGRMRTGKLQDDEWPRVTDAIARLSNTQILIDETGSLSSLELRARARRIARNFGGTLGLVVIDYLQLMSGSGSENRATEISEISRSLKSLAKELQCPVVALSQLNRGLEQRPNKRPIMSDLRESGAIEQDADLIMFIYRDEVYHPDTTTDKGIAEIIIGKQRNGPIGTVRLSWQGPYTKFDNLAMGSIGYSSGGYEPF; encoded by the coding sequence ATGGGTTCTGGGGATGCAGTCGTGCAGGCTTTAAAAGTTCCACCACATTCGGTAGAAGCCGAGCAATCTCTGCTCGGTGGTCTACTTATTGATAACTCCTCTTGGGATAACCTTGGCGGAGTATTGAACGATAAAGATTTCTATCGCCCTGAGCATGCTCTGATCTACAAGGTCATTGCACGTTTGGTTGGTGACAATCATCCTGCTGACGTGATCACTGTTTACGACGCTGTGAAGTCTGAACAGGGTGGCGACTTAGTCAGTATTGACTATCTCAATTCTTTAGCGCAAAACACACCTAGCGCAGCGAATATTAAAGGCTATGCCGACATTGTTCGTGACCGCAGTATTCTGCGTCGCTTGATTGAAGTTTCAGACAGCATTGTAAATTCTGCATTCGTTCCAGAGGGGCGTACTGTTAGAACGCTTTTGGATGAAGCAGAATCACGCATTTTGCAAATTGGTGAAGAGGGTAGTCGCAAAGCGGATTACCTCGAGATTGAGCCTTTACTCAAAGCTGTTGTAGCCCGCATTGATGAGCTCTATAACCGCCAAGGCGGTAGCGACATTACTGGCATTGCAACTGGCTTCTTAGATTTAGATAAGCAAACTAGTGGCCTACAAAAAGGCGACCTCGTGATTGTTGCTGGTCGTCCGTCTATGGGTAAGGCGCAACCACTAGACGCAAAAGTGAAAACGGTTGATGGTTGGAAGCTGATGGGTGATCTGAAGTTTGGTGATCGCCTCGCCTCTGTCGATGGTCAGCATTCAATGGTCACCGGTATTTATCCACAAGGTATTAAACAGATTTATAAAGTCACCTTCTCCGATGGGCGAGTGGCTGAGTGTTGCGATGAGCACCTATGGCGTGTGATGTATCGAGATTGGTCTGAGCCACGCGTTATTAATACCGTCCGATTGATGGAAATGCTGCAATGTGTTCGATATAAAAACAGATTATGGATTGATCCTGTCTCAGGTGATTTTGGACATTCGAATGCATTGCCAGTTCATCCGTGGGTTTTGGGTGCGTTGCTTGGAGATGGAACGTTGGCTCTATCTCACAGCTCGGTGATGTTTTCAACCAAGTCTCCCGAGCTTATAGATCGCATAAATATGCTTGCGGGCTTTGAGATGGAGTTGGCTCACGCTAATGCGTACGACTGGAGGCTTGTCTCTAAGGCCAGAATCGCCGCCAATGGCGCACGCCAAGCAGTTCCAGAAAATTATTTCAGGTCTGCATTGCAGGATATAGGCGTTCTTGGCTGCAGAAGTTTTGATAAACACATTCCAGCAACTTATCTTGAGGCCAATAAGACTTCTCGACTTGCATTGTTCCAAGGTTTGATGGATACCGATGGATGGATTGAGAAGTGGGGCTCTATTCGCTTTTGTACGGCAAGTAAGCAATTGTCTGAAGATGTTGCAGCTTTAGCTAGGTCGTTAGGGGGTTTTTGCTCAATAGCGTACAAGCAAACCAGCTATACCTATAAGGGTGAAAAGAAGCAAGGTCGTCTATCTTATGTTTTAAATATGAGTTTTGGCCCCGGTTTTCAAGCCTTTACTCTGCCTGAAAAGACTGAAAGATTAAGAGCGAGCTGGGATCGCCAACGTAGACTTTCATTTCAAAGTATTGAGCCTTCTAGGATGTCTGAGGCGCAATGTATTTCAGTTAGCCACCCACAAAGAACTTATGTAACGAATGATTATGTCGTTACTCACAACACTGCCTTTGCCTTGAATATTGCGGAGAATGTTGCTCTTGCTGAAGGATTGCCGGTCGTTGTTTTCTCGATGGAGATGTCAGGCGAACAATTAGCAGCGCGTTTACTAGGATCGGTAGGGCGCGTAGATCAAGGTCGCATGCGTACTGGCAAGTTGCAGGATGATGAGTGGCCACGCGTTACTGATGCAATTGCGCGCTTAAGTAATACCCAAATTTTGATTGATGAGACTGGTTCTTTATCAAGTCTAGAGTTGCGCGCACGTGCACGTCGTATCGCCAGAAACTTTGGCGGCACTCTTGGATTGGTGGTGATCGACTACTTGCAGTTGATGAGTGGTTCTGGATCAGAAAACCGTGCAACAGAAATCTCTGAAATCTCTCGCTCACTGAAATCTCTTGCAAAAGAATTGCAATGCCCAGTAGTAGCCCTCTCCCAGTTAAATCGTGGCCTTGAGCAGCGTCCTAATAAGCGTCCGATCATGTCCGACTTGCGTGAATCCGGTGCTATTGAGCAAGATGCCGACTTAATTATGTTCATCTATCGTGATGAGGTTTATCACCCAGATACTACGACAGATAAAGGTATTGCAGAGATCATTATTGGTAAGCAACGTAACGGCCCAATCGGTACAGTGCGCTTAAGCTGGCAAGGTCCGTATACCAAGTTTGATAACTTGGCGATGGGCTCTATCGGTTACTCTTCTGGTGGTTACGAGCCGTTCTAG
- the rplI gene encoding 50S ribosomal protein L9, with the protein MQIILLEKVTNLGNLGDIVRVKDGFARNFLIPQRKARRATEAAIADFAVRRAELEKLAAEKLAAAEAVGIKLKDLVLEIGQKAGVDGRLFGSVTNHDIADALKAKGFTIEKSSVRMPTGPLKMVGDHPVAVAVHTDVVTDITIRVVGEQA; encoded by the coding sequence ATGCAAATCATTCTTTTAGAAAAAGTAACAAACCTGGGCAACCTCGGCGACATCGTTCGCGTTAAAGACGGTTTCGCTCGTAACTTCTTAATCCCACAACGTAAAGCTCGTCGTGCGACTGAAGCAGCTATTGCTGACTTTGCAGTACGTCGTGCTGAGTTGGAGAAATTGGCTGCTGAGAAATTGGCTGCTGCTGAAGCAGTTGGCATCAAGCTCAAAGACTTGGTTCTCGAAATCGGTCAAAAAGCAGGTGTTGACGGTCGTTTGTTTGGTTCTGTAACCAATCATGACATCGCTGATGCTTTGAAAGCTAAAGGCTTCACAATTGAGAAGTCTTCAGTTCGCATGCCTACTGGCCCATTGAAAATGGTTGGTGATCACCCTGTAGCGGTTGCTGTTCATACCGACGTAGTTACAGACATCACTATTCGTGTAGTTGGCGAGCAAGCTTAA
- the uvrC gene encoding excinuclease ABC subunit UvrC: MSNSLFETLQQDVKRLPGLPGVYRFFDEAGHILYVGKARNLKKRVSSYFQRTQLSPRIELMVGKIARYETTVTRTETEALILENNLIKELAPPFNILFRDDKSYPYVMLTGHQFPRLASYRGKVDKRNHYFGPFPNSWAVRNSVQILQKVFRLRTCEDSVFKNRSRPCLLHQIHRCSAPCVGRLSVEQYGQDVAQATRFLEGDHTQVLSELEKEMHKHSESMEFEMAAVLRDRIADLSSVLQQQSMDVVAEGEGDVDIIAVAQMEGMVCVNLAMVRGGRHLGDRAYFPKGLRTSSGELPTPAEILQAFITQHYLEENISETTSNLIPPVLVLNHALQSASDDLTQLNESPPEDLHELLNTQAGRKITFLHQPQGQRRHWLAMAEGNAKIALTKRLVETGGQLARARSLADILGLELESLEQLRIECFDISHTSGEATQASCVVYAKNAMQSSEYRRFNINDITPGDDYAAMRQVLQRRYANFQELPVEKIPQVILIDGGKGQVEIARQVLSEFGMDVGLIVGVAKGEGRKVGLETLIFADGREALELGIDSAALLLVAQIRDEAHRFAITGMRAKRAKARTISRLEEIEGIGAKRRQKLLARFGGLKGVANASIEEIASVEGVSLTLAEQIYRQLH, encoded by the coding sequence ATGAGCAATTCGCTTTTTGAAACCCTTCAGCAGGATGTTAAACGGCTACCCGGATTACCGGGGGTATATCGCTTTTTTGATGAAGCGGGACATATTCTGTATGTAGGCAAAGCACGTAACCTTAAAAAGCGCGTTTCAAGTTATTTTCAGCGAACACAGCTATCACCGCGTATCGAGCTGATGGTAGGTAAAATTGCCCGCTATGAGACAACGGTAACACGGACTGAAACTGAAGCCCTCATTCTAGAGAACAACCTGATTAAAGAGTTGGCTCCACCATTCAATATTCTGTTCCGTGATGATAAGTCCTACCCTTATGTGATGTTAACGGGGCATCAGTTCCCAAGATTAGCCTCTTATCGCGGGAAAGTAGACAAACGTAATCATTACTTTGGGCCATTCCCAAATAGCTGGGCAGTGCGCAATAGTGTGCAGATTCTGCAAAAGGTATTTCGACTGAGGACTTGTGAGGATTCGGTATTTAAAAATCGCAGCAGACCATGCCTATTGCATCAAATTCATCGCTGTAGTGCGCCATGCGTAGGGCGTCTTAGTGTCGAGCAATATGGCCAAGATGTTGCTCAAGCAACACGTTTTTTAGAGGGCGACCACACTCAAGTTTTATCTGAGCTTGAAAAAGAAATGCACAAGCATAGCGAATCAATGGAATTTGAGATGGCCGCCGTATTGCGCGATCGCATTGCAGACTTATCTAGTGTTTTACAACAGCAATCCATGGATGTTGTTGCTGAAGGCGAGGGTGACGTAGACATCATTGCCGTAGCTCAAATGGAAGGCATGGTCTGCGTAAACCTAGCAATGGTCCGCGGCGGTCGTCATTTAGGTGACAGAGCTTATTTCCCTAAGGGTTTGCGCACAAGCTCTGGTGAGTTACCAACACCTGCGGAGATATTGCAAGCCTTTATCACCCAGCATTATTTGGAAGAAAATATTAGTGAGACAACTAGCAATTTGATCCCACCGGTATTAGTTTTAAATCACGCCTTGCAATCGGCAAGCGATGACCTCACGCAGTTAAATGAATCTCCACCTGAAGACTTGCATGAGCTACTCAATACGCAGGCAGGTAGAAAAATTACTTTCTTACATCAGCCTCAGGGCCAAAGGCGGCACTGGTTAGCGATGGCTGAAGGCAATGCCAAGATTGCATTGACTAAACGCTTAGTAGAAACCGGTGGGCAGTTAGCTAGAGCAAGATCCTTGGCGGACATCCTGGGACTCGAGTTAGAAAGTCTGGAGCAGTTGCGGATCGAATGTTTTGATATTAGCCATACTTCTGGTGAAGCTACTCAAGCATCTTGTGTGGTCTACGCTAAGAATGCAATGCAATCGAGTGAGTATCGACGCTTCAATATCAATGACATCACCCCGGGGGATGATTACGCAGCTATGCGTCAAGTTTTGCAAAGACGTTATGCTAACTTTCAAGAGCTACCAGTAGAAAAAATTCCGCAAGTTATTTTGATTGATGGCGGCAAAGGTCAAGTGGAGATAGCGCGCCAAGTGCTCTCTGAGTTTGGTATGGATGTGGGTTTAATTGTTGGTGTTGCCAAGGGTGAGGGCCGCAAGGTCGGTCTCGAGACGCTCATTTTTGCCGATGGCCGTGAGGCTTTAGAGCTGGGTATAGATAGCGCAGCATTGCTATTAGTGGCCCAGATACGGGATGAGGCTCATCGCTTTGCGATTACAGGCATGCGTGCAAAACGCGCTAAAGCAAGAACCATTTCTCGCTTAGAAGAGATTGAGGGTATCGGCGCCAAACGTCGTCAAAAATTGCTTGCTCGATTTGGTGGTTTAAAAGGGGTTGCTAACGCCAGTATTGAAGAAATAGCCAGCGTTGAGGGGGTCTCTTTAACCCTAGCTGAGCAAATCTATCGTCAGCTCCACTAG
- the rpsF gene encoding 30S ribosomal protein S6 produces MRHYEIVFIVHPDQSEQVPAMIDRYKATLAAAGGKIHRMEDWGRRQMAYMIDKLAKAHYVCMNIECDQKTLEELEHAFKFNDAVLRHLIIKTKKAETEPSIMMKEVQREEARKSAQADAPVAAA; encoded by the coding sequence ATGCGTCATTATGAAATCGTCTTTATCGTCCATCCGGACCAAAGCGAGCAAGTGCCAGCGATGATCGATCGTTACAAAGCTACATTAGCAGCTGCGGGCGGCAAAATTCATCGTATGGAAGACTGGGGTCGTCGTCAGATGGCTTACATGATCGACAAGCTTGCTAAAGCCCATTACGTTTGTATGAACATTGAGTGCGACCAGAAAACTCTGGAAGAGCTCGAGCATGCGTTCAAATTTAACGATGCTGTTTTGCGTCACCTCATCATCAAGACAAAGAAAGCTGAAACAGAGCCTTCCATCATGATGAAAGAAGTGCAACGCGAAGAAGCGCGCAAATCAGCTCAAGCCGACGCTCCTGTAGCGGCAGCCTAA
- a CDS encoding PhoH family protein produces MPLPPIPTQIADQVKLSRKDTPDLKKRPAPAKPVVVEAVDWTNDAEEDLTEAEVALEKIKADHRPLRHERNESKAPAPAKPKRVIRTGPPSLFVLDTNVLMHDPSSLFRFSEHDLYLPMTTLEELDNHKKGMTEVARNARTVSRSLDQLIAGTSGTLDDGIPLNKLGNQDVTGRLFFQTKLTTQALPEGLPEGKGDNLILAVVSELQKTRKGQEVVLVSKDINMRIKARALGLPAEDYFNDQVLEDRDLMYAGVMTLPADFWPKHGKDMESWADSKSGTMFYRVTGPSVNSMLVNQFVYQENPDGSTPFYAQVKEINGKTALLQTLRDFSHQKNNVWSVTARNREQNFAMNLLMNPDVDFVTLLGQAGTGKTLLALAAGLEQVLDSKRYNEIIITRATVPVGEDIGFLPGTEEEKMQPWMGAFDDNLEVLQRNDDGAGEWGRAATQELIRSRIKVKSMNFMRGRTFVSKFVIIDEAQNLTPKQMKTLVTRAGPGTKIVCLGNIAQIDTPYLTEGSSGLTYVVDRFKGWRHGGHVTLARGERSRLADHAADAL; encoded by the coding sequence ATGCCACTGCCCCCAATCCCCACTCAAATTGCTGATCAAGTGAAACTCAGTCGCAAAGATACTCCTGACTTAAAGAAGCGCCCTGCTCCAGCAAAACCAGTGGTAGTAGAAGCAGTTGATTGGACCAATGATGCTGAGGAAGATTTAACTGAGGCAGAAGTAGCTCTCGAAAAAATTAAGGCGGATCATCGCCCTCTTCGACATGAGCGCAATGAAAGTAAAGCGCCAGCTCCTGCAAAACCAAAGCGCGTAATCCGCACTGGACCACCCAGCCTGTTTGTCTTAGACACTAACGTGCTAATGCATGATCCAAGCTCCCTGTTCCGCTTCTCAGAGCATGACCTGTATTTACCGATGACCACTCTGGAAGAGCTGGATAACCATAAAAAAGGGATGACTGAGGTTGCGCGCAATGCTCGTACCGTCAGCAGATCTCTAGATCAGCTTATTGCTGGCACCAGCGGCACCTTGGATGATGGTATTCCACTCAATAAATTAGGCAACCAAGATGTCACAGGTCGCTTATTTTTCCAGACTAAATTAACTACACAGGCTTTGCCAGAGGGCTTACCTGAAGGCAAAGGTGACAACCTTATTCTCGCCGTCGTTAGTGAGCTGCAAAAAACACGTAAGGGTCAAGAAGTGGTGCTGGTATCTAAAGATATCAACATGCGCATTAAAGCCCGTGCACTTGGCTTACCTGCTGAAGACTACTTCAATGACCAGGTATTAGAAGATCGCGATCTCATGTATGCCGGCGTGATGACATTGCCGGCTGATTTTTGGCCTAAGCATGGCAAAGACATGGAGAGCTGGGCTGATTCCAAATCTGGCACGATGTTCTACCGAGTGACTGGTCCGTCTGTAAATAGCATGCTGGTAAATCAATTTGTTTACCAAGAAAATCCTGATGGTTCCACGCCTTTCTATGCCCAAGTCAAAGAAATTAATGGCAAAACTGCTCTCTTACAAACTTTAAGAGACTTCTCACATCAGAAGAACAATGTCTGGAGCGTTACTGCACGTAACCGCGAGCAGAACTTTGCGATGAACTTGCTCATGAATCCAGACGTGGACTTTGTCACTCTGCTTGGGCAAGCAGGAACAGGAAAAACCTTACTGGCATTAGCAGCAGGTCTTGAACAGGTGCTTGATAGCAAGCGTTATAACGAGATCATCATCACTCGCGCTACAGTACCTGTTGGCGAAGACATTGGCTTCCTACCAGGCACCGAAGAAGAAAAAATGCAGCCTTGGATGGGTGCATTTGACGATAACCTCGAAGTTTTGCAGCGCAATGATGATGGAGCTGGCGAATGGGGTCGCGCTGCCACTCAAGAACTTATTCGCTCGCGCATTAAAGTGAAAAGCATGAACTTTATGCGGGGCAGAACTTTCGTAAGTAAGTTTGTCATCATCGATGAAGCACAAAACCTCACACCAAAGCAAATGAAAACTCTGGTTACCCGCGCGGGACCAGGAACCAAAATTGTTTGCTTAGGAAATATTGCTCAGATCGACACTCCATACTTAACAGAGGGCTCCTCTGGCTTAACTTATGTAGTTGATCGCTTCAAGGGTTGGCGTCATGGTGGTCATGTGACTCTAGCTCGAGGTGAGCGCTCTCGTCTTGCGGATCATGCTGCTGACGCACTCTAA
- the pgsA gene encoding CDP-diacylglycerol--glycerol-3-phosphate 3-phosphatidyltransferase: MPFNLPIALTWLRVAAIPLLVAIFYLPNAWLTPFEKNLFAAIIFISAAITDWLDGFLARRLKQESAFGQFLDPVADKLIVAAALLVLLNMDRVQVWVALIIIGREITISALREWMALLGAGKSVAVHMVGKLKTTAQLIAIPFLLLNDTLFGWLNCAQVGTWLIWIASFLTLWSMFYYMKKALPQLAGKID; encoded by the coding sequence ATGCCATTCAATTTACCAATAGCCCTAACCTGGTTACGCGTTGCTGCTATCCCGCTGTTGGTAGCAATTTTTTATCTACCTAATGCTTGGCTTACCCCTTTTGAAAAGAATTTATTCGCGGCAATTATTTTTATCTCTGCTGCGATTACCGATTGGTTGGATGGCTTCTTGGCGCGTCGTTTAAAGCAGGAATCCGCATTCGGCCAGTTTTTGGATCCAGTTGCGGATAAGTTGATTGTTGCGGCAGCATTATTGGTATTGCTCAATATGGATCGAGTACAAGTTTGGGTGGCACTCATCATTATTGGACGTGAAATTACTATTTCTGCTTTGAGGGAGTGGATGGCTTTGTTAGGTGCAGGAAAAAGTGTGGCCGTTCATATGGTTGGTAAGCTAAAAACGACTGCTCAACTTATAGCCATTCCATTTTTATTGCTCAATGACACCTTATTTGGTTGGTTAAATTGCGCGCAAGTAGGTACTTGGTTAATTTGGATTGCCTCATTTTTAACGCTCTGGTCGATGTTCTATTACATGAAAAAGGCGTTGCCGCAGTTAGCCGGAAAAATCGACTAG
- the lexA gene encoding transcriptional repressor LexA, with protein sequence MDINTVDFPEELTALPKLTPRQNEILELITKAIDESGLPPTRAEIATQLGFASANAAEEHLRALAKKGYIELTPGTSRGIRIPQRFNQSHHSNKYRQLSLPSGALQQLTLPLIGRVAAGSPIMAVEHIEKQVPIDPSLFSKGADYLLKVKGMSMRDAGILDGDYLAIRKTTEVRNGDIVVARLDDEVTVKRWQQKKTADGMVIELQAENPDFKNILVDSRQPNFAIEGQAVGLIRAEGL encoded by the coding sequence ATGGACATAAACACAGTCGATTTTCCGGAGGAGCTGACTGCCCTCCCCAAGCTCACTCCACGTCAGAATGAGATTTTGGAGTTGATCACAAAAGCCATTGATGAGAGTGGCTTACCCCCAACTCGTGCAGAAATTGCAACACAACTTGGCTTTGCTTCTGCCAATGCTGCCGAAGAACATTTGCGCGCCTTAGCGAAAAAAGGCTATATCGAATTAACGCCGGGCACTTCACGCGGCATTCGTATTCCACAGCGATTTAATCAATCACACCACAGCAACAAATATCGCCAACTTTCTTTGCCATCAGGCGCTTTGCAACAACTGACTCTGCCATTGATCGGACGAGTTGCTGCTGGCTCTCCAATCATGGCGGTTGAACATATTGAGAAACAAGTTCCAATTGATCCAAGTCTGTTTAGCAAAGGTGCTGATTACTTATTAAAAGTAAAAGGAATGAGCATGCGCGATGCGGGAATTTTGGATGGCGATTATTTGGCTATCAGAAAAACAACTGAAGTTCGCAACGGCGATATTGTTGTTGCTCGTCTTGATGATGAGGTCACAGTAAAGCGTTGGCAGCAAAAGAAAACTGCTGATGGCATGGTCATTGAGTTACAAGCAGAGAATCCAGACTTCAAAAATATTTTGGTAGATAGCCGTCAACCTAACTTTGCGATTGAAGGTCAAGCAGTTGGTCTCATTAGGGCTGAAGGGCTGTAA
- the priB gene encoding primosomal replication protein N translates to MNHFTLTAILVSKDAIRFTPAGIPVMHCQLEHSGQANEVGVARKIQMNVEAITIGPIQKDLERMDLGTEAVFEGFLAPKTLRNQRLVFHITHIQLKN, encoded by the coding sequence TTGAATCATTTCACCCTAACTGCAATCTTGGTATCTAAAGACGCGATTCGATTTACACCAGCAGGAATACCGGTGATGCATTGTCAGCTAGAACATAGCGGCCAGGCAAACGAGGTAGGAGTAGCGAGGAAAATTCAGATGAACGTTGAAGCCATCACAATCGGTCCGATACAAAAGGATCTAGAGCGAATGGATTTAGGAACTGAGGCAGTGTTTGAGGGATTCTTAGCACCCAAGACTCTACGTAATCAAAGACTTGTTTTCCATATTACCCATATTCAATTGAAAAATTAA
- a CDS encoding C40 family peptidase, with amino-acid sequence MLLTHSKQTPSCRTLLGCGIFICSLLILSGCSTFSSKSGSSSRVSQFKQDTSVGTEDISIAAVGLVDVPYRYGGNTPKGGFDCSGLIVYVYNKAAGIKLPRTIQLMSTKGRSIEGQPPAPGDLVFFNTTGEKYSHAGIYVGQGRFVHAPSAGGTVRLDYITSPYWAAKFTEARRITP; translated from the coding sequence ATGCTGCTGACGCACTCTAAGCAAACCCCCTCATGCCGCACTCTTCTTGGGTGCGGCATTTTTATTTGCAGCTTACTCATCCTAAGCGGATGTAGCACGTTCAGCAGTAAATCAGGATCCTCCTCCAGAGTCTCTCAATTCAAGCAAGACACTAGTGTTGGTACTGAAGATATCTCAATAGCAGCGGTAGGTTTAGTGGATGTACCTTACCGCTATGGCGGCAATACACCAAAAGGTGGTTTTGATTGCAGCGGTCTGATTGTTTATGTCTATAACAAAGCAGCTGGTATCAAACTGCCTCGTACTATTCAGCTGATGAGTACCAAAGGAAGGAGTATTGAAGGTCAACCACCTGCTCCAGGTGATCTAGTTTTCTTTAATACTACCGGTGAAAAATATTCCCACGCTGGTATCTATGTTGGACAAGGTAGATTTGTGCATGCTCCAAGTGCCGGCGGAACCGTACGCCTAGATTACATCACCTCACCTTATTGGGCAGCCAAATTTACTGAGGCCCGTCGTATAACACCCTGA